In a genomic window of Trichoderma atroviride chromosome 4, complete sequence:
- a CDS encoding uncharacterized protein (BUSCO:EOG092D1BH6) — protein sequence MSFGGQTPTIIVLKEGTDTSQGKGQIVSNINACLAVQATIKSTLGPYGGDLLMVDENGRQTITNDGATVMKLLDIVHPAARILVDIARSQDAEVGDGTTSVVVLAGEILKEVKEHVEQGVSSQIIIKGLRRAVQMAVNKIKEIAVSTDDGNQRDTLNKLAATAMTSKLIKRNTEFFTKMVVDAVLSLDQDDLNEKLIGIKKIPGGSLTESHFVNGVAFKKTFSYAGFEQQPKSFQKPKIVCLNVELELKAEKDNAEVRVEQVSEYQAIVDAEWQIIYQKLEAISKTGAKVVLSKLPIGDLATQYFADRDIFCAGRVAAEDMERVTQATGAVTQSTCSDILAEHLGTCETFEEKQIGGERFNFFEGCPEAKTCTLVLRGGAEQFIAEVERSLHDAIMIVKRAVKNRTIVGGGGAVEMEISAYLHQFADKNIPHKQQAIIKSFAKALEIIPRQLCDNAGFDATDILNKLRVEHRKGNTWAGVDFENEGTADMLKRFVWEPSLIKVNALQAATEASCLILGVDETIRNEESAKPQAPGQLPPGAAQRAIRGRGRGMPRR from the exons ATGTCGTTCGGAGGCCAGACGCCGACCATCATCGTCCTGAAAGAAG GAACCGACACCTCCCAGGGCAAAGGCCAGATCGTCTCCAACATCAATGCCTGTCTAGCGGTCCAAGCCACCATCAAGTCGACGCTAGGCCCCTACGGTGGTGACCTGTTGATGGTGGACGAAAATGGCAGGCAGACGATTACCAATGATGGCGCGACTGTCATGAAG CTGCTCGACATCGTCCACCCCGCTGCCCGCATCCTCGTCGATATCGCACGATCACAAGATGCTGAGGTCGGAGACGGAACCACGTCGGTCGTCGTCCTGGCTGGAGAGATCCTTAAGGAGGTTAAGGAGCACGTCGAACAGGGTGTCAGCTCacaaatcatcatcaagggCTTGAGGAGAGCGGTGCAGATGGCCgtcaacaagatcaaggagattgcCGTCAGCACTGATGATGGCAACCAGCGCGATACCCTGAACAAactcgccgccaccgccatgACGAGCAAGCTTATCAAGAGAAACACAGAATTCTTCACAAAGA TGGTGGTTGACGCCGTCTTGTCACTCGACCAGGACGACCTGAACGAGAAGCTCATCGGCATCAAGAAAATCCCCGGCGGTTCCCTAACCGAGTCTCACTTCGTCAACGGCGTTGCCTTCAAGAAGACCTTCTCCTATGCCGGtttcgagcagcagcccaagTCATTCCAGAAGCCCAAGATTGTGTGCCTGAATGTCGAGCTGGAGCTAAAGGCCGAGAAGGACAACGCCGAGGTTCGCGTTGAGCAAGTTTCAGAATACCAGGCCATCGTGGATGCGGAGTGGCAGATCATCTaccagaagctggaggccatctccaagacTGGCGCCAAGGTTGTTCTCAGCAAGCTGCCCATTGGTGACTTGGCTACCCAGTATTTTGCCGACCGGGACATTTTCTGTGCTGGCCGTGTTGCCGCTGAAGATATGGAGCGAGTCACTCAGGCCACCGGTGCCGTGACTCAGTCAACATGCTCAGACATTCTGGCAGAGCACCTGGGAACCTGCGAGACTttcgaggagaagcagattggTGGTGAGAGATTCAACTTCTTTGAGGGCTGCCCCGAGGCCAAGACCTGCACCCTGGTCCTGCGTGGAGGAGCCGAGCAGTTCATTGCCGAGGTCGAGCGATCGCTGCACGATGCCATCATGATTGTCAAGCGAGCCGTCAAGAACCGAACGAttgttggcggtggtggtgccgtTGAGATGGAGATCTCTGCCTACCTGCACCAGTTTGCCGACAAGAACATCCCCCACAAGCAGCAGGCTATCATCAAGTCCTTTGCCAAGGCGTTGGAGATTATTCCCCGACAGCTGTGCGACAATGCCGGTTTCGACGCCACCGACATCCTAAACAAGCTCCGCGTGGAGCACCGAAAGGGCAACACATGGGCTGGTGTTGACTTTGAGAACGAGGGAACCGCCGACATGCTGAAGCGATTCGTCTGGGAGCCTTCCCTGATCAAGGTCAACGCTCTGCAAGCTGCCACCGAGGCCAGCTGCTTGATCCTGGGTGTTGATGAGACTATCAGAAATGAGGAGAGCGCCAAGCCACAGGCACCGGGCCAGCTTCCCCCGGGAGCGGCTCAGAGGGCAATCAGGGGTAGAGGACGGGGCATGCCTCGACGGTAA